A stretch of Helicobacter pylori DNA encodes these proteins:
- the cagI gene encoding cag pathogenicity island type IV secretion system translocation protein CagI, with product MKCFLSIFSFLTFCGLSLNGAEVVMTLEPALKAIQADAQAKQKTAQAELKAIEAQSSAKEKAIQAQIEGELRTQLATMSAMLKGANGVINGVSGMTGGFFAGSDILLGVMEGYSSALSALGGNVKMIVEKQKINTQTEIQNMQIALQKNNEIIKLKMNQQNALLEALKNSFEPSVTLKTQMEMLSQALGSSSDNAKYIAYNTIGIKAFEETLEGFETWLKEAMKKATLIDYNSLTGQALFQSAIYVPALSFFSSMGTPFGIIETFTLAPTKCPYLDGLKISACLMEQVIQNYRMIVALIQNKLSDADFQNIAYLNGINGEIKTLKGSVDLNALIEAAILNAENHLNYIENLEKKADLWEEQLKLERETTARNIAGSKVIVK from the coding sequence TGACTTTTTGTGGCTTGTCCTTGAATGGTGCAGAGGTAGTAATGACGCTTGAACCTGCCTTAAAAGCCATTCAGGCGGACGCACAAGCCAAACAAAAAACCGCTCAAGCCGAATTAAAAGCCATAGAAGCTCAGTCTAGTGCCAAAGAAAAAGCCATTCAAGCGCAAATAGAGGGAGAATTGAGAACCCAGCTTGCAACCATGAGCGCTATGTTAAAAGGGGCTAATGGCGTTATTAATGGTGTCAGTGGCATGACAGGGGGGTTTTTTGCAGGTTCAGACATCTTGCTTGGCGTCATGGAAGGGTATTCAAGCGCGCTTAGCGCATTGGGGGGGAATGTCAAAATGATCGTGGAAAAACAAAAAATTAACACCCAAACAGAAATCCAAAACATGCAAATCGCGCTCCAAAAAAATAACGAAATAATCAAGCTCAAAATGAACCAGCAAAACGCTCTCTTAGAAGCGTTAAAAAACAGCTTTGAACCGAGCGTTACTCTAAAAACACAAATGGAAATGCTTTCTCAAGCTTTAGGAAGTTCTTCTGATAACGCTAAATACATCGCTTACAATACGATCGGCATCAAGGCGTTTGAAGAAACCTTAGAAGGTTTTGAAACATGGTTGAAAGAGGCTATGAAAAAAGCGACCCTTATTGACTACAATTCCCTAACAGGTCAGGCTTTGTTTCAAAGCGCCATCTATGTGCCTGCTCTTAGTTTTTTTTCAAGCATGGGCACACCATTTGGAATCATTGAAACATTCACTCTAGCACCCACAAAATGCCCCTATCTTGATGGGCTAAAAATTTCAGCATGCCTTATGGAACAGGTTATTCAGAATTACAGAATGATTGTAGCCCTTATTCAAAATAAACTGAGTGATGCAGATTTTCAAAATATCGCTTATTTGAATGGGATCAATGGAGAAATCAAAACCTTAAAAGGATCAGTAGATTTGAACGCGCTCATAGAAGCTGCTATCTTAAACGCAGAAAATCATTTAAACTATATAGAGAATCTTGAAAAAAAAGCCGACCTTTGGGAAGAACAACTGAAATTAGAGAGAGAAACGACAGCAAGAAACATTGCCGGCTCTAAAGTTATTGTCAAATGA
- the cagL gene encoding cag pathogenicity island VirB5 family T4SS-associated adhesin CagL, producing the protein MKTLVKNTISSFLLLSVLMAEDITSGLKQLDSTYQETNQQALKNLDEIFSTTSPSANDKMGEEDALNIKKAAMALRGDLALLKANFEANELFFISEDVIFKTYMSSPELLLTYMKINPLDQKTAEQQCGISDKILVLYCEGKLKIEQEKQNIRERLETSLKAYQSNIGGTASLIIASQTLVESLKNKNFIKGIRKLMLTQNKVFLNYLEELDALERSLEQSKRQYLQERQSSKIIVK; encoded by the coding sequence ATGAAAACACTCGTGAAAAATACCATATCTTCTTTTTTGCTATTGTCTGTTTTGATGGCAGAAGATATAACAAGCGGCTTAAAGCAACTGGATAGCACCTACCAAGAGACCAACCAACAAGCGCTCAAAAACTTAGATGAAATTTTTTCAACCACTAGCCCTAGCGCTAATGATAAAATGGGTGAAGAAGATGCTCTAAACATCAAAAAAGCGGCCATGGCTTTGAGAGGAGATTTAGCGTTATTGAAAGCCAATTTTGAAGCGAATGAGTTATTTTTCATCTCAGAAGATGTGATTTTTAAGACTTATATGTCTAGCCCTGAACTTTTATTAACCTATATGAAAATCAATCCCTTAGACCAAAAGACTGCTGAACAGCAATGCGGAATATCCGATAAAATTTTAGTTCTTTATTGTGAGGGGAAGCTGAAAATCGAGCAAGAAAAACAAAATATAAGAGAGCGTTTAGAAACTTCTCTAAAGGCGTATCAGAGCAACATTGGAGGTACAGCTTCTTTAATCATTGCTTCACAGACGCTTGTAGAAAGCCTAAAGAATAAAAATTTCATCAAAGGAATCAGAAAGCTTATGTTAACTCAAAACAAGGTTTTTTTAAATTATTTAGAGGAGTTGGACGCATTAGAAAGATCCCTAGAACAAAGCAAGCGACAATACCTACAAGAAAGGCAATCAAGTAAGATCATTGTCAAATGA
- the cagN gene encoding cag pathogenicity island type IV secretion system protein CagN produces the protein MKSIFKKLGSVALYSLVVYGGLNAINTALLPSEYKELVALGFKKIKTLYQRHDDKEITKEEKEFATNALREKLRNDRARVEQIQKNIEAFEKKNNSSVQKKAAKHRGLQELNEINANPLNDNPNSNSSTETKSNKDDNFDEMINKVNEAFVKPTAPLVPNEWRTPEIEIVINKCIISSNDYDGLRKCLIKGIKDQKILAPLLEKIQEIETENNKFSRQHLSGLKLALNNSNNRTFLIASCAICEKRKKEMEQENSYQDTTNASEFGATDTKENEAKDATFSNNRSKSELPNSVINQIEQSIAHGKK, from the coding sequence TTGAAAAGTATCTTCAAAAAATTAGGTTCTGTCGCTCTTTATTCTTTGGTTGTTTATGGGGGCTTAAACGCTATCAATACGGCATTATTACCGAGTGAATACAAAGAATTGGTGGCTTTAGGCTTTAAAAAAATCAAAACACTCTATCAAAGACATGACGACAAAGAAATTACAAAAGAGGAAAAAGAATTCGCCACTAACGCTTTGAGAGAAAAATTACGGAATGATAGGGCGAGAGTAGAGCAAATTCAAAAGAATATTGAAGCGTTTGAAAAAAAGAACAACTCTTCTGTTCAAAAAAAAGCGGCTAAGCACAGAGGATTGCAAGAATTAAACGAAATTAACGCTAACCCTTTGAATGACAACCCTAATAGCAATTCTTCCACTGAAACCAAATCTAATAAAGATGATAACTTTGATGAGATGATCAATAAGGTGAATGAAGCTTTTGTAAAACCTACTGCTCCGCTTGTGCCTAATGAGTGGAGAACGCCTGAAATTGAAATCGTTATCAATAAGTGTATTATTTCAAGCAACGATTATGATGGGTTAAGAAAGTGTTTGATCAAAGGAATCAAGGATCAAAAAATTCTTGCCCCCTTATTAGAAAAAATTCAAGAAATAGAGACAGAAAATAACAAGTTTTCTAGACAACACCTGAGTGGTTTAAAACTCGCTCTTAATAACAGCAACAATAGAACCTTTCTTATAGCTTCGTGCGCTATTTGTGAGAAGAGAAAAAAAGAAATGGAGCAAGAAAATAGCTACCAAGATACTACAAATGCAAGCGAGTTTGGAGCTACTGATACAAAAGAAAATGAAGCAAAAGATGCAACATTCTCAAACAATCGCTCTAAATCTGAACTGCCCAATAGCGTCATTAATCAAATAGAACAAAGCATCGCTCATGGAAAAAAATAG
- the cagM gene encoding type IV secretion system apparatus protein CagM encodes MLAKIVFSSLVAFGVLSANVEQFGSFFNEIKKEQEEVAAKEDALKARKKLLNNTHDFLEDLVFRKQKIKELVDYRAKVLLDLENKYKKEKEALEKETRGKILTAKSKAYGDLEQALKDNPLYKKLLPNPYAYVLNQETFTKEDKERLSYYYPQVKTSSIFKKTTATTKDKAQALLQMGVFSLDEEQNKKASRLALSYKQAIEEYSNNISNLLSRKELDNIDYYLQLERNKFDSKAKDIAQKATNTLIFNSERLAFSMAIDKINEKYLKGYEAFSNLLKNVKDDVELNTLTKNFTNQKLSFAQKQKLCLLVLDSFNFDTQSKKSILKKTNEYNIFVDSDPMMHDKTTMQKEHYKIFNFFKTVVSAYRNNVAKNNPFE; translated from the coding sequence ATGCTTGCAAAAATCGTTTTTAGCTCATTGGTTGCGTTTGGAGTTTTGTCGGCTAATGTGGAGCAGTTTGGTTCATTTTTCAACGAGATAAAAAAAGAACAAGAAGAAGTGGCTGCAAAAGAAGACGCTCTTAAGGCTCGCAAGAAGCTCTTAAACAATACGCATGATTTCTTAGAAGACTTGGTTTTTAGAAAACAAAAAATCAAAGAGCTTGTGGATTACAGAGCTAAAGTCCTTTTAGACTTAGAGAACAAATACAAAAAAGAAAAAGAGGCTCTAGAGAAAGAGACAAGAGGTAAAATCCTTACTGCTAAGTCAAAGGCTTATGGTGATCTAGAGCAAGCCTTAAAAGATAACCCTCTCTATAAGAAACTTCTTCCTAACCCTTATGCCTATGTTTTAAACCAAGAAACATTCACCAAAGAGGATAAGGAGCGTTTGAGTTATTACTACCCTCAGGTGAAAACGAGCAGTATTTTTAAAAAAACTACCGCTACCACTAAAGATAAGGCTCAGGCTTTGCTTCAAATGGGTGTGTTTTCTTTAGATGAAGAACAAAACAAAAAAGCGAGCCGATTAGCTTTATCTTACAAGCAAGCGATTGAAGAATATTCCAATAACATTTCTAATCTATTGAGCAGAAAAGAATTGGATAATATAGATTATTACTTACAGCTTGAAAGAAACAAATTTGACTCCAAAGCAAAAGATATTGCTCAAAAAGCTACTAACACGCTTATTTTTAACTCGGAACGCTTGGCGTTTAGCATGGCGATTGATAAGATCAATGAGAAATACTTAAAGGGCTATGAGGCTTTTTCTAACTTGTTGAAAAATGTCAAAGATGATGTGGAATTGAATACTCTGACTAAAAACTTTACCAATCAAAAATTGAGTTTCGCTCAAAAACAAAAATTGTGTTTGTTGGTTTTAGACAGCTTCAATTTTGATACCCAATCCAAAAAATCTATATTAAAAAAGACTAATGAATACAATATTTTCGTAGATAGCGATCCTATGATGCATGACAAAACCACTATGCAAAAAGAACACTACAAGATATTTAATTTCTTCAAAACAGTGGTTTCTGCATACCGAAACAATGTTGCCAAGAATAATCCCTTTGAATAA
- the cagP gene encoding cag pathogenicity island protein CagP, which yields MKQPISKLKQNFLQFKHSFNKHLDKYSLYYRLFNISSIVIGFLIGLFSYGAGVILVYPILFLFALITKPSFFYYTTYLLLLVSLSIISKYYLLSHANFTMKLIILMTQWQNWFL from the coding sequence ATGAAACAACCGATTAGCAAATTAAAACAAAACTTCTTACAATTCAAACATTCTTTCAATAAACATTTAGATAAGTACAGCCTTTATTATAGGCTGTTCAATATTAGCTCTATCGTTATAGGTTTTTTAATAGGGCTTTTTTCTTATGGGGCAGGGGTGATTTTAGTTTATCCAATATTATTCTTATTTGCTCTTATAACAAAACCTAGCTTTTTTTATTACACTACTTATCTTTTGCTACTCGTTTCTCTCAGCATAATAAGCAAATACTATCTCTTAAGCCACGCAAATTTCACGATGAAGCTAATCATACTTATGACTCAATGGCAAAATTGGTTCTTATGA
- the cagQ gene encoding cag pathogenicity island type IV secretion system protein CagQ: MLPTKTRIRDPNKQELTQPKIKGLIMGKILASLLGGGTNLFTGLSSDLFSMILNFLFFLMLMMGLNEALGKKFNLPMDNIKNFMAEVLKNGFDSIKNMGSALVGNGFGSNKSDKATNKMSVSQVRL; encoded by the coding sequence ATGCTTCCTACTAAAACACGCATTAGAGATCCGAACAAGCAAGAACTTACACAACCAAAAATAAAAGGACTGATCATGGGAAAAATTTTAGCTTCTTTGTTGGGTGGCGGAACAAATCTTTTTACAGGTTTATCCAGTGATTTGTTTTCTATGATATTAAATTTTTTGTTCTTTCTGATGTTAATGATGGGACTTAATGAAGCATTAGGGAAAAAATTTAACTTGCCTATGGACAATATCAAGAATTTTATGGCAGAAGTGCTGAAGAATGGATTCGATAGTATCAAAAACATGGGATCTGCTTTGGTTGGTAATGGTTTTGGTAGCAACAAATCAGACAAAGCCACTAATAAAATGAGTGTCTCTCAAGTAAGACTCTAG
- the cagS gene encoding cag pathogenicity island protein CagS, translated as MSNNMRKLFLMIANSKDKKEKLIKSLQENELLGTDEKKKIMDQIKTMHDFFKQMHTNKGALDKVLRNYMKDYRAVIKSIGIDKFKKVYRLLENETMELLHAIAENPNFLFSKFDRSILGIFLPFFSKPIMFKMSIREMDSQIELYDTKLPLLKLFVMTDEEVNFYANLKTIEQYNDYVRDLLMKFDLEKYMEEKGVQNA; from the coding sequence ATGAGTAATAACATGCGAAAACTCTTCTTAATGATTGCCAACTCAAAAGATAAGAAAGAAAAACTTATTAAGAGCTTGCAAGAGAACGAACTTTTAGGCACTGATGAAAAAAAGAAAATCATGGATCAAATAAAAACCATGCATGATTTTTTTAAACAGATGCATACAAACAAGGGAGCGTTAGATAAGGTTCTAAGAAATTACATGAAAGATTATCGCGCTGTTATCAAAAGCATTGGTATTGATAAATTTAAAAAGGTTTATCGTTTGCTTGAGAATGAGACTATGGAACTGTTGCATGCGATTGCAGAAAATCCTAATTTCTTATTCTCCAAATTTGATCGATCAATTCTTGGAATATTTCTGCCTTTCTTCAGCAAGCCCATCATGTTTAAGATGAGTATTAGAGAAATGGACTCGCAAATAGAATTGTATGATACTAAGCTCCCACTATTGAAATTGTTTGTGATGACAGATGAAGAAGTGAATTTCTATGCTAATCTAAAAACCATTGAACAATATAACGACTATGTTAGGGATTTGCTGATGAAATTTGATCTTGAAAAATACATGGAAGAAAAAGGAGTGCAAAATGCTTGA
- the cagT gene encoding type IV secretion system apparatus protein CagT has translation MKLRASVLIGATILCLTLSACSNYAKKVVKQKNHVYTPVYNELIEKYSEIPLNDKLKDTPFMVQVKLPNYKDYLLDNKQVVLTFKLVHHSKKITLIGDANKILQYKNYFQANGARSDIDFYLQPTLNQKGVVMIASNYNDNPNNKEQPQTFDVLQGSQPMLGANTKNLHGYDVSGANNKQVINEVAREKAQLEKINQYYKTLLQDKEQEYTTRKNNQREILETLSNRAGYQMRQNVISSEIFKNGNLNMQAKEEEVREKLQEERENEYLRNQIRSLLSGK, from the coding sequence ATGAAACTGAGAGCAAGTGTTTTAATCGGTGCGACAATTCTGTGCTTAACTTTAAGCGCGTGCAGTAATTATGCGAAAAAAGTGGTGAAACAAAAGAACCATGTTTATACGCCTGTGTATAATGAACTGATAGAGAAGTATAGTGAGATCCCCTTAAACGACAAACTCAAAGACACACCATTCATGGTGCAAGTGAAGTTGCCAAATTACAAGGACTATTTGTTGGATAATAAACAAGTTGTACTAACTTTCAAACTTGTTCATCATTCTAAAAAGATTACGCTCATAGGCGATGCTAATAAGATCCTTCAATACAAGAATTACTTCCAAGCTAATGGAGCAAGATCTGACATTGATTTTTACTTGCAGCCTACTTTGAATCAAAAGGGTGTGGTGATGATAGCGAGTAACTACAATGATAATCCCAACAACAAAGAACAACCACAGACCTTTGATGTGTTGCAAGGAAGTCAGCCAATGCTAGGAGCTAACACAAAAAACTTGCATGGCTATGATGTGAGTGGAGCAAACAACAAGCAAGTGATCAATGAAGTGGCAAGAGAAAAAGCCCAGCTAGAAAAAATCAATCAGTATTACAAAACTCTCTTGCAAGACAAGGAACAAGAATATACCACTAGGAAAAATAACCAACGAGAAATTTTAGAAACATTGAGTAATCGTGCAGGTTATCAAATGAGGCAGAATGTGATTAGTTCTGAGATTTTTAAGAATGGCAACTTGAACATGCAAGCCAAAGAGGAAGAAGTTAGGGAGAAGTTGCAAGAAGAAAGAGAGAATGAATACTTACGCAATCAAATCAGAAGTTTGCTCAGTGGTAAGTGA
- the cagU gene encoding cag pathogenicity island translocation protein CagU: MNDTTEHHGPNPLNAPPPSNSQSNDLLNLLDSLYPKGSLGEQRFHEALKNQEELKNILIEIEKLPQEKRYELLMQIGQAKQRIMEAYAHSFLGYIGGLEHLLGLCMGGIFVLFAIYFVFLRTSKNMELVESLKTKLKLQYFYYAFGVGAVLFFGLETIRSIYELYILGIGSTNDKVLFVLKNICFIGMGYLIYKVIKVIGIKNFINGLFTSKKQGGAE, from the coding sequence ATGAACGATACAACAGAGCATCATGGACCTAATCCGCTAAACGCCCCACCACCTAGCAACTCACAGAGCAATGATCTCTTAAATTTGCTAGACTCATTATATCCCAAAGGGAGTTTAGGGGAGCAAAGATTTCACGAAGCTTTAAAGAATCAAGAAGAGTTGAAAAATATCCTAATAGAAATAGAAAAGCTACCGCAAGAAAAAAGGTATGAACTTCTGATGCAGATAGGACAAGCCAAGCAAAGAATAATGGAAGCATATGCTCATTCATTCTTAGGATATATAGGGGGACTAGAGCATCTGTTAGGATTGTGTATGGGTGGGATATTTGTTTTGTTTGCAATCTATTTTGTATTTTTAAGAACTAGCAAAAACATGGAGCTAGTGGAAAGTCTAAAAACAAAACTAAAACTTCAGTATTTTTACTATGCCTTTGGTGTGGGTGCGGTTTTGTTTTTTGGATTAGAAACAATTAGATCTATTTATGAACTATATATCTTAGGAATTGGTAGCACTAACGACAAGGTACTCTTTGTTTTGAAAAACATTTGCTTCATAGGTATGGGCTATTTGATTTATAAAGTTATTAAGGTTATTGGTATAAAAAATTTTATCAATGGTCTTTTCACTTCAAAGAAACAAGGCGGTGCAGAATGA
- the cagV gene encoding cag pathogenicity island type IV secretion system protein CagV — MLGKKNEEVLVDENLVGGVIALDRLAKLNKANRTFKRAFYLSMALNVAAVTSIVMMMPLKKTDIFVYGIDRYTGEFKIVKRSDARQIVNSEAVVDSATSKFVSLLFGYSKNSLRDRKDQLMQYCDVSFQTQAMRMFNENIRQFVDKVRAEAIISSNIQREKVKNSPLTRLTFFITIKITPDTMENYEYITKKQVTIYYDFARGNSSQENLIINPFGFKVFDIQITDLQNEQTVSEILRKIKEVEAKNKTLEK; from the coding sequence ATGTTGGGGAAAAAAAACGAGGAAGTCTTGGTTGATGAAAATTTAGTTGGGGGTGTGATAGCCCTTGATAGATTGGCAAAACTCAATAAGGCCAATAGGACTTTCAAAAGGGCTTTTTATCTCTCTATGGCACTCAATGTCGCCGCTGTAACGAGTATTGTAATGATGATGCCTTTGAAGAAAACGGATATATTTGTTTATGGCATTGATCGATACACAGGAGAATTTAAAATTGTCAAACGATCCGATGCTAGGCAAATTGTCAATTCTGAAGCCGTTGTGGATAGTGCAACTTCAAAATTTGTCTCATTGCTGTTTGGTTATAGTAAAAATTCTTTGAGGGATCGCAAGGATCAACTAATGCAATATTGCGATGTGAGTTTTCAAACCCAAGCAATGAGAATGTTCAATGAAAATATCAGACAATTCGTGGATAAAGTCCGAGCAGAAGCTATCATTAGCTCTAACATACAAAGAGAAAAAGTCAAAAATAGTCCCTTAACGAGATTAACATTTTTCATTACCATCAAAATCACACCTGATACGATGGAAAATTATGAATATATTACTAAAAAACAAGTAACTATTTATTATGATTTTGCTAGAGGCAACTCTTCTCAAGAAAATCTTATCATCAATCCTTTTGGCTTCAAAGTGTTTGACATTCAAATCACAGATTTGCAAAACGAACAGACGGTAAGCGAAATTTTGAGAAAGATTAAAGAAGTGGAAGCGAAAAATAAGACATTAGAGAAATAA
- the cagW gene encoding cag pathogenicity island VirB6 family T4SS protein CagW → MFNIKRTFLITIMSFFLIVPNWLKAIDLPIVSNLKIYQTVYCMLIPSYVLTNKSFADILTGYTSIGQSGSGKSSGQGVIEALSTPLATSLAASNLVKYLNTLGPLWGSAWASVATAIQGFALTPSSGCNFGWNALINKNIDISMDSVLDNLSNKIQNFTKGGVEDNVKGNILLQIIGSITAQASTNITADGLIWLIGKEFTANKLQNNTTAMLAFAALESVVKGADAAVLPAYGVVNLPDIIIGQGSYLDFVSYLIYIVFGIFVFISFMKLRDISNGIQLNIGFEYMRFVGGTLFKMAMVSFIAYAGFGYLYKISYSIYFGLAGAFGLNQVLFWALDLVLNYTVNSILPAVRAVFSNVGNNAPSLLQGLQVAGISLFAIFMQVTIIMRISTVVVKPLIAGAFSGIVFPIAVCLIVLDWFKDSMKNILIWFINNLFILVLAIPILLFGVLALLAFNLTITPSVAIQNINQGGLGIDSTIASLITLFILKGFIETIIESVNAIVNTIFSSVSMDGSRMDRERDALMIGRVGGSMFKG, encoded by the coding sequence ATGTTTAATATCAAAAGGACTTTTTTAATAACGATCATGAGCTTTTTTCTCATTGTTCCTAATTGGTTGAAAGCTATTGATTTGCCCATTGTTTCAAATCTCAAAATTTACCAAACAGTTTATTGCATGCTGATACCGAGTTATGTTTTAACCAACAAGAGTTTTGCAGATATTTTGACAGGCTATACATCTATTGGCCAATCAGGGAGTGGAAAGAGTTCAGGGCAGGGTGTGATCGAAGCGCTTAGCACACCATTAGCCACAAGTTTAGCCGCTAGCAATCTGGTGAAATATTTGAACACTTTAGGTCCTTTATGGGGATCGGCGTGGGCAAGTGTTGCTACAGCTATACAAGGTTTTGCTCTAACGCCATCAAGTGGCTGTAATTTTGGTTGGAACGCATTGATAAATAAAAACATAGACATATCCATGGATAGCGTGCTAGACAATTTGAGCAACAAGATTCAGAATTTTACCAAAGGCGGTGTTGAGGACAATGTGAAAGGCAATATTCTTTTACAAATAATTGGCTCAATAACCGCTCAAGCTTCTACGAATATTACAGCTGATGGTTTAATTTGGCTGATTGGTAAAGAATTCACTGCAAATAAACTGCAAAACAACACTACAGCCATGCTTGCTTTTGCCGCACTAGAATCTGTTGTCAAAGGAGCGGACGCTGCTGTTCTTCCTGCATATGGTGTAGTCAATCTGCCTGACATTATCATAGGGCAAGGGTCATATCTTGATTTTGTTTCTTACCTAATTTATATTGTTTTTGGGATTTTTGTTTTCATTTCTTTTATGAAATTGAGGGATATTTCAAATGGCATTCAGCTTAACATAGGTTTTGAATACATGCGATTTGTTGGGGGGACATTATTCAAAATGGCGATGGTCTCTTTTATCGCCTATGCAGGTTTTGGTTATCTTTATAAAATCTCTTATTCCATTTATTTTGGTTTAGCAGGCGCTTTTGGGCTGAATCAAGTTCTTTTTTGGGCTTTAGATTTAGTGCTGAATTACACTGTTAATTCAATTTTACCTGCGGTAAGAGCTGTTTTTTCTAATGTTGGCAACAACGCTCCTAGTTTGTTACAAGGCTTGCAAGTGGCAGGTATTTCTTTATTTGCTATTTTTATGCAAGTAACTATCATTATGAGAATAAGCACTGTGGTTGTGAAACCTTTGATAGCTGGGGCTTTTAGCGGTATTGTGTTCCCTATTGCGGTATGTTTGATCGTGCTAGATTGGTTCAAAGATTCTATGAAAAACATATTGATATGGTTTATTAATAATTTGTTTATCCTGGTTCTAGCTATTCCTATTTTGCTCTTTGGTGTTTTGGCATTATTGGCATTCAATTTGACCATAACGCCCTCTGTTGCTATACAAAACATCAATCAAGGGGGACTAGGTATCGATTCAACTATTGCGAGTTTGATCACCCTATTTATTTTAAAAGGTTTCATAGAGACGATTATTGAGAGTGTCAATGCGATCGTTAATACCATTTTCAGCTCTGTTTCTATGGATGGTAGCAGAATGGATAGAGAAAGAGATGCCTTAATGATAGGAAGAGTTGGTGGATCTATGTTTAAAGGATAA